Proteins from a single region of Theobroma cacao cultivar B97-61/B2 chromosome 10, Criollo_cocoa_genome_V2, whole genome shotgun sequence:
- the LOC18586559 gene encoding DAR GTPase 2, mitochondrial isoform X1: MASGSIASKLAREIGSIVKKAVSSNRGWYGPHMAAASCAIAQRLPLVDHIVEIRDARIPLSSEYELLRIVPPRPPSKRIVVMNKMDLTNPTQIKEWMRYFEQQKCISYGVNSHNKDSVKGLLNFIQAQVRELNKADHRFSDAITVMLVGIPNVGKSALANSLHQIGRISAAEKGKLKHALVSPQPGETKDISSLKIGSHPNIYLLDTPGILPPTIHDAERCSKLALTGAIRDSLIGLKDLAQYFLAILNLSDQYKNWAKLSTNWGKVSILEHKGEHSSSSKLEMRQRRQYLMDHTQDFMVHDVRRALFDVISSFDGNLECEDDMVKLIEAQFVALREAFHVQEEMDQNVQDKVAVKLLNLCRTGRLGHYTLDQVPVTYCDCL; the protein is encoded by the exons ATGGCATCGGGTAGTATAGCAAGTAAATTAGCGAGGGAAATTGGGAGTATAGTGAAGAAAGCAGTAAGCTCAAACAGAGGATGGTACGGCCCCCACATGGCTGCGGCCTCATGTGCCATTGCTCAACGGCTTCCATTGGTCGATCACATTGTTGAGATCAGAGATGCCAgg ATTCCTTTATCGTCTGAGTATGAGCTGTTGAGAATCGTTCCTCCTCGTCCTCCTTCGAAGCGAATTGTTGTCATGAATAAGATGGACCTCACAAACCCAACCCAAATAAAG GAATGGATGAGATATTTTGAGCAACAAAAGTGCATTTCTTATGGAGTCAATTCCCATAACAAGGATAGTGTCAAAGGG TTGCTTAACTTTATACAAGCTCAAGTTAGGGAACTGAACAAAGCTGATCATCGTTTTAGTGACGCCATAACAGTAATGCTAGTTGGGATTCCTAATGTTGGTAAATCAGCACTCGCTAATTCTTTGCATCAGATTGGGAGGATTAGTGCTGCAG AGAAAGGTAAATTGAAGCATGCTTTGGTGAGTCCTCAGCCTGGAGAGACAAAAGATATCAGCAGCTTGAAG ATTGGTAGCCATCCCAATATCTATTTGTTGGATACTCCTGGTATTTTGCCTCCTACCATTCATGATGCAGAGCGCTGCTCCAAGCTAGCATTAACAG GAGCAATTAGAGACAGTTTGATTGGGCTAAAGGACCTTGCTCAATATTTTTTGGCTATTCTCAACTTAAGTGACCAGTATAAAAACTGGGCAAAATTATCAACCAATTGGGGTAAGGTGTCAATTTTAGAGCACAAAGGAGAGCATTCAAGTAGCTCTAAGCTGGAGATGAGACAGAGAAGGCAATATCTAATGGATCACACGCAG GACTTCATGGTGCATGATGTTCGTCGGGCTCTTTTTGATGTTATTTCATCTTTTGATGGTAATCTAGAGTGTGAGGATGATATGGTAAAACTTATCGAGGCACAGTTTGTAGCATTAAGGGAGGCTTTTCATGTTCAGGAAGAAATGGATCAAAATGTTCAAGATAAAGTTGCTGTCAAGTTGCTGAATTTGTGTCGTACTGGGAGGCTTGGGCATTATACTCTGGACCAAGTTCCTGTAACATACTGTGATTGTTTGTAA
- the LOC18586559 gene encoding DAR GTPase 2, mitochondrial isoform X2: MASGSIASKLAREIGSIVKKAVSSNRGWYGPHMAAASCAIAQRLPLVDHIVEIRDARIPLSSEYELLRIVPPRPPSKRIVVMNKMDLTNPTQIKEWMRYFEQQKCISYGVNSHNKDSVKGLLNFIQAQVRELNKADHRFSDAITVMLVGIPNVGKSALANSLHQIGRISAAEKGKLKHALVSPQPGETKDISSLKIGSHPNIYLLDTPGILPPTIHDAERCSKLALTGAIRDSLIGLKDLAQYFLAILNLSDQYKNWAKLSTNWGKVSILEHKGEHSSSSKLEMRQRRQYLMDHTQHSCSWRALITNKNPELGSGLTCHETCAVIKWCLD; encoded by the exons ATGGCATCGGGTAGTATAGCAAGTAAATTAGCGAGGGAAATTGGGAGTATAGTGAAGAAAGCAGTAAGCTCAAACAGAGGATGGTACGGCCCCCACATGGCTGCGGCCTCATGTGCCATTGCTCAACGGCTTCCATTGGTCGATCACATTGTTGAGATCAGAGATGCCAgg ATTCCTTTATCGTCTGAGTATGAGCTGTTGAGAATCGTTCCTCCTCGTCCTCCTTCGAAGCGAATTGTTGTCATGAATAAGATGGACCTCACAAACCCAACCCAAATAAAG GAATGGATGAGATATTTTGAGCAACAAAAGTGCATTTCTTATGGAGTCAATTCCCATAACAAGGATAGTGTCAAAGGG TTGCTTAACTTTATACAAGCTCAAGTTAGGGAACTGAACAAAGCTGATCATCGTTTTAGTGACGCCATAACAGTAATGCTAGTTGGGATTCCTAATGTTGGTAAATCAGCACTCGCTAATTCTTTGCATCAGATTGGGAGGATTAGTGCTGCAG AGAAAGGTAAATTGAAGCATGCTTTGGTGAGTCCTCAGCCTGGAGAGACAAAAGATATCAGCAGCTTGAAG ATTGGTAGCCATCCCAATATCTATTTGTTGGATACTCCTGGTATTTTGCCTCCTACCATTCATGATGCAGAGCGCTGCTCCAAGCTAGCATTAACAG GAGCAATTAGAGACAGTTTGATTGGGCTAAAGGACCTTGCTCAATATTTTTTGGCTATTCTCAACTTAAGTGACCAGTATAAAAACTGGGCAAAATTATCAACCAATTGGGGTAAGGTGTCAATTTTAGAGCACAAAGGAGAGCATTCAAGTAGCTCTAAGCTGGAGATGAGACAGAGAAGGCAATATCTAATGGATCACACGCAG CACTCATGCTCATGGAGAGCTCTGATAACGAACAAGAACCCAGAGCTTGGCTCGGGTCTTACTTGTCATGAGACTTGCGCAGTGATCAAGTGGTGCTTGGATTGA